The Zymobacter palmae DNA window TCACTGAACGCCAGCCCATCATTCTCATGCAATTGCTGCGTGAGTGGATTGAGCAGCAACCGCCCAAGGCGCGCGATGCGCGTTTCGATCGATTACGTCTGACCAGTGACTGGCCAATGCAGATGGGAAGCGAGTCGCTTTCCACCATGACACCTGAGCAGCGTGAGCAGCTTAGTGCGCATCAAATCGTGACCTCGATCTCAGCCAAGGGGCCGTCGCTGTCGATGTATGCGTTGCTCAACGATGGTCATTGGATTGCGGTAGGACCGATCACGTTCTATACCGCAACGCCCATTATGCCTGTTGTGATGCTGCTGGTGGCGTTGGGTATCATGTTGGTGGCGATGGGGTGCTGGCTTATTTCGATCCGGCAGCGGCGCTTCGCGCGTCTGCAACGGGCGGCCGAGCGCATTGCACGGGGTGATTTCACCTATCGCGTGCCCGTCGACTTCCATGACCCGTTTCACCCGTTAAGCCATGCCATTAATGCCATGGCGGAGCAGGTGCAGGCGTCGCTCAGTGCGCAGCAGGATCTGATTCAGGCGGTATCACACGAGTTCCGTACACCGGTGGCGCGTATTCGCTTCGCGTTGCAGATGGTGGCGGATATCAGTGAGTCCGAGGCCATCCAGCGTCAGCTGAGCGATATCGACAATGATATTGAAGCCATCGATCACCTGATGGATGAGATCCTGACTTATTCGCGTCTGGAAAGCTCCGCAGGGCAGTTACCGCTGGCCAAGGAGTGGATTGAAGCACATGAGCTGATCAGTGATCTGATTGAGCAATTAGCGGTACGCTACCCGCATATCGAGGTGCGTATGAAAGGGCAGGCCGTGTTGTGGGTGTTGGCTGATCGGCGCTATCTGAAACGTGCACTGCTCAATGTGCTCTGCAACGCATGCCAGTATGCCGAGGAGCAGGTTGATGTCCGTTTGGCCTATATCCATAGCGTGGTGTGCATCCAAATAGACGACGATGGGCCAGGGATTCCTGCTAGCAGCCGCAACAAGGTGTTCAAGCCGTTCGTGCGTCTGGACGGTAGCCGTACGCGCTCGTCAGCGCCTAATCCGTTTTCGAGTGGTCACGGGCTCGGGCTGGCCATCGTCTCCAAGATCGTGGCTTGGCATGCGGGCCGGCTGATCATCTCTTCTGCGCCCAGTCTAAATGGCGCACGCTTCTCCATGCTGATCCCTACGCCTCCGCAGGATGCCAAGGGGCAGGAACAGCAGGCGCTGTTACCGCGCGTCAGCCGCTGATCGTGGTTGGCGTGCGGGCAACGCTTCCGCCTGCGTAATCCCCCCTCTTCTGTTCCCACCTTCCTCTCTTAGTGCCTTTAGTGCTGGCAGGCATGTTCTTATAGCGATGTGCCGTATACCGCGTGCCCGTGCATTGGCGCTACACTAATTCTGATTCATGCGCAGACGCTGCGCTGTCCTTCATGGCAGTTGAATGCCGTCCAGCTCTTCGGAGGAGGTTTGGCGAGCAATCTGCAGGAACGCTTTCATCCAAGGCTGTTCGCGCTGTTCCTGACGAATGGCGGCGTACAGCGTGCTCCAAACGCCCTGTTCGCCCAGCTTCAGTGCTTTGACGTACTGGCGGTTGAGGTATTCGGTGAGGGCCCAGTTCGGTAGCGCGCAGACGCCACGGCCGCTTGCCACCAACTGCACCATCATCATGGTGAGCTCAGCGGTGCGTACTTCGTCCGGGTAGACGCCAGCAGGCGTCATGAACTTGCTGAAGACATCCAATCGTGAATGTTCGACGGGGTAGGTGATGAGCACCTGTTCGCGCAGATCTTCCGGTGCCACCCATGCGCGTTTTGCTAAAGGGTGATCTTGAGCGACAGCCAGCAGGCTCTCGTAGCGGAACAGCGGGATGTACTCAATGCCGTCCAGTGGCTGCGGGTCAGAGGTGATGACCAAATCGAGCTGTTCACGCAGGAGTGACGTGAGTGGTTCGAAGACATTGCTGCCCATCAGGTCGACTTCGACATCGGGCCATTGCTGGCGATAGTGATCCAGTGTGGGCATCAGCCACTGGTAACAGCTGTGGCACTCGATCGCCATGTGAAGACGTGCTTCATGGCGTCGCATCAGACGGTCGATGTCGCGCTCAGCGAGCCGGATCTGCGGCAGTACCTGATCGGCCAGTACGAGTAAGCGCTGGCCAACGGGGCTGAACTGAATGGGACGCGTTTTGCGTTTGAACAGCGTACCGACACGCCCCTCCAGCTCCTTGAGCTGGTGGGAGAGGGCCGACTGGGTCAGGTGCACCCGTTCGGCGGCCTCTACCAGTGATCCGCTGTCACGCAGGGCGACCAGAGTGCGCAAATGTCTGATTTCGAGGCGTGGCATGAATTATATTCACTCAAATGATGAAATTTATGAGTTTGATTCAATCTCGAATGCAAAGGAGACTGAATCCATAAGCAGAGGCCGACACACAGAGCTGTTTACGGCTCTCGACCATCCATCGCTTTCCCTTTTCTCTACACACAGGATACAGGTACATGACCGTTACGGCACATACTCTTGGTTATCCGCGCATCGGGGCACAGCGCGAACTGAAAAAAGCTCAGGAAGGTTACTGGCAGGGTGAGGTTTCCGCTGATGCACTGGAAGCCACCGCACGTGAACTGCGTGCTCGCCACTGGAACGACCAGAAACAGGCCGGTCTTGAGTTCGTTACTGTCGGCGACTTCGCTTTCTATGATCACGTGCTCAATATCACTGCGCTGATCGGTGCCGTTCCTGCACGTTTCGAGCACAAAGCCGGAACAGCGGTCGACCTCGACACCTATTTCCGCATGGCTCGTGGCCGTGCGCCGAGTGGTAAACCCGCCGCTGCTTGCGGGATGACTAAATTCTTCGGCACCAACTACCACTACATGGTGCCGGAACTGGAAGACGGTCAGACCTTCAGCCTCAGCAGCACTCGTCTGTTTGACGAAGTGCAGGAAGCGCTGGATCTGGGCCACAACGTTAAGGTCAGTCTGATCGGTCCGGTCACTTACCTGTGGCTGGCACGTGCTACCGGCAAAGCGTCCCGTCTTGACTACCTCGACCAGCTGGTTGCGCTGTACGGTGAAGTACTGGCAAAACTGAAAGCACAGGGCGTCGAATGGGTTCAGCTCGACGAACCGCTGCTGGTTCAGGAAGTCCCGGCGGAATGGGCGCAGGCCGTACAGAAAGCCTATACCGCGCTGAAAGGCAAAGGCCCGCGCATTCTGCTGGCGACCTACTTCGGTGCCGTACAGCAGTCTGCTAAATGGGTCTCTGAACTGCCGGTTGACGGTGTTCACCTTGACCTCGTGTTCGGCAAAGGTCAGGACGCTGATTACCTAAACGCATGGCCGCAGGACAAAGTGCTGTCTCTGGGCGTCATCGACGGCCGTAACATCTGGCGCAAAGACACCAAGGCGGCAGCGGCAGCGCTGGAAAAAGCGCACAAAGCCCTGGGCGATCGTCTGTGGGTTGCAGGTAGCAGCTCTCTGCTGCACACGCCGGTCGATCTGTCCTTCGAAACCGACCTGCCGGACTATCTGGCACCGTGGCTGGCCTTTGCACGTCAGAAGCTGGATGAAATCGCACTGGTTTCCCGTCTGGTCGATGGCAGTGCCAGCGATGCTGACAAAGCCGCCGCTGAAGATGCGGCCAAGGCCGTTGCCGATCGCGCTGCCTCTACGATCGTTCACCGCACACACGTGGCCGACCGTCTGAAAGCTGTCAAAGACAGCGATTACGACCGTCAGCATCCGTATGCGGAACGTGCTAAAGCACAGCGTGCGCGCTTCAACCTGCCGCTGCTTCCGACGACCACTATCGGTTCCTTCCCGCAGACGCAGGAAATCCGTGCCGCACGTCGTCAGTTCAAACGTGGTGAGCTGGATCAGGCGGGCTACGAAGAGCAGATGAAGGCGCAGATCGCCGATGCGGTCAAACGCCAAGAAGAATACGGCATCGACGTACTGGTACACGGTGAAGCCGAACGTAACGACATGGTCGAATACTTCGGTGAGCAGCTCGACGGTTTCGCTTTCACGCGCAATGGTTGGGTTCAGAGCTACGGTTCTCGCTGCGTTAAGCCGCCGATCATCTTCGGTGACGTCGAACGCCCGCAGCCGATGACGGTACGTTGGAGTCAGTATGCTCAGTCGCTGACCGACAAACCGATGAAAGGCATGCTGACCGGTCCCGTTACGGTTCTGCAGTGGTCCTTCGTTCGTGACGACCAGCCGCGCGAAGTCACTTGCCGTCAGATCGCTCTGGCCCTGCGTGACGAAGTGGTCGACCTTGAGAAAGCCGGTATCGGCATTATCCAGATCGACGAACCTGCGGTTCGTGAAGGTCTGCCGCTGCAGCGCAGCGCATGGGATGCATATCTGGAATGGGCCGTAGGCTGCTTCCGTTTGTCCGCTGCTGGTGTGCAGGACGAAACCCAGATTCATACCCACATGTGCTACTCCGAGTTCAATGACATCATTGAATCCATCGCTGCACTGGATGCCGACGTCATCACCATCGAGACTTCTCGTTCGCACATGGTGCTGCTGGAAGCGTTCCGTAGCTTCGAATACCCGAACGAAATCGGCCCGGGCGTCTACGACATCCACTCGCCGAACATCCCGAGCGTCGAAGCAATCGTTGACCTACTCGACAAAGCGGCTCAGTACATTCCGGTCGAACGTCTGTGGGTTAACCCGGACTGCGGTCTGAAAACACGCCGCTGGGAAGAAGTTGATCCGGCACTGCACAACATGGTGGCTGCAGCTCGCCAGCTGCGCGCTCGCTACCAGAAGTAAGCGTTATCAGGCCCTTGCCTTCTCAGTGAGGGCCTGCGATCCGCAGCACTGCGGATCATTGAACAATCGATAATCCGTTAACGCATGAACGGCACTTGATAAGCAGGCAAACGATAGGCAAAGTGATCCACACGTCACTACAGTGGATATCAAGGCCACGATCGTTGCCCGCAACAACAAGGAGTGCTGTTCATGCGTTATCTACATACGATGGTTCGTATCCAGGATGTCGATGCCTCCCTCCATTTCTATTGCGACCTGCTGGGTCTGCGTGAAATGCGCCGCGTCGATAACGACAAAGGACGCTTCACGCTGATCTTTTTGGCCGCTCCGCAAGATGAAATCCGCTCGTCTTCCGAACATGCTCCTGAACTTGAATTGACTTGGAACTGGGACCCCGAAACTTACAGCGGCGGTCGCAACTTCGGTCATCTGGCCTACGAAACCGATGATATCTATGCCCTCTGCCAGTGTCTGATGGACGATGGCGTTGTGATCAATAGGCCGCCCCGTGATGGGCATATGGCCTTCATCAAATCTCCGGATGGCATCTCCATTGAACTGCTGCAGAAAGGCGAAGCGCTCGCGCCTGCCGAACCGTGGAGCAGCATGGAAAATCAGGGCAGCTGGTAAGCTAATCCGTGTATTGCCCACGCCCCTGTACACCCTTCATCCGCTGATGTCCATATCGAGTGAAGGGTGTTTTCTTCCGCGTGAACATTCCTCATTCAGCGGCGTTCGCGCTCCGATGCCGTTGCCGATGCTGCTAGACTGTGTACTCCGTGCCGTAAAGTGGAGAAGGCATGGCGCAATGGAAAAGGAACTTTTCCGCAGGAATACCACAAGGGACATTTGATGCATCAAGAACGCGATACCGTTGACGTTGCAGTGATCGGGGCGGGAACGGTAGGGCTCAGCGCTGCGCTGGCGTTGCTGGTTCAGGGACTGTCAGTGGCCGTTATCGATCCACGGCCCGCTACCTCGTTGCAAGATTCCGAATACGATGGGCGCGATGTGGCCTTATCTAACGGTATTCTGGACTGGCTTGATACATTGGGGGCGTTGAGCGGACTCGCTGACGGCGAACGCTCTCCTATTCGTGGCGCGCGCGTCAGCGATTTGGAAGTGTCTCGCTCGCTGTCGTTTGGACCGGTGCCGGGAGCGGACCGGGTGGGGGAGTTTATTCCTGAACATCGTCTGCGTGATGAGCTGTTTACTTTGGTGGCTCGGCAGGCCGGTTTTCAGCCGTTACTGGAGCATCGCTTGAGCGGCGTCCACATGCTGTCCGATCACATTCAGCTGACGCTTGATGATGGACGTTCGCTGGGTGCCCGCTTGCTGGTGGCCGCCGATGGCCGCGGTTCCAAAACGCGTTCGCTCGTCAATATCAGCCACCGTACGGATGACCAAGGGTTCGACATGCTGTGCTGTCGAGTGAAGCACTCTGAACCTCACGATGGTTGGACGCTACAGCAGTTCGACAATGGCGGCAGTATTGCCACGCTACCGTTGCAGGGGCAGCAGACATCGCTGGCCTTGATGCTAAAACCTGTCGATGCCGATCGCGTGATGATGATGGATGAGGGGACTCTGCGCGCTTATCTGGATACACGGCTGCAAGGACGGCTGGGGGATATCGCGCTGACGTCGTCGCGCTACCGTGTGCCGCTCAGCGGCAGTTATGCTGATCGCTTTCACGCTGAGCGTACCATTTTGCTGGGCGATGCCGCCGTCGGCATGCTGCCAATCACAGCGCATGGACTGAACTTGGGGCTGATGGGGGCACGTTCGTTGGCGGCCGAGGTTGCTGTGGCCTGCCTGAACGGTGACGATATCGGTGGCGACAGTGTGGTGGCTACCGTGGCACGTCGGGCCCAACTGACCGCCCGACCGCTGTATCTGGCGACGCAAGAGATCGCTCGGCTGTTCACCCAGCGCGATGCGATATCGCGTAAGCTGCGCTATCTGGCAATGACGGTTAGCCACCCTTTCCAGCATTTCGTGGGGCTGAACTGTGAGCAGCGCGACGCGCGCTCCGTGCCTTGGATCGGTGCCTTAAAGGAAGCGCTGCCGCTCTGGAAGCGCTCTCGCCCGGCCTAGTGTTCGGCCGGGTCGGTATCGCTTTGCGTTACTCCGGCCATTGCGGATAGTGCGTTAGGCCATATCATCGCTGATTGTCATTATCGACGTTATATAGCTGCTCGCCAGACAGTAAGCCCCCTCTTATTCGCCATAAGAGGGGGCTTTTCGCTGGTGCCAGAAGCAGTAGTTTATGGCACCAGCGGGGTCGCTACGAGCTCATGATGCGTTGCAGACACGAGACGTCATATGACGATTAGGACCACGATATGAGAGAGAATATAGACAAGGGCTACACCGTACAGCGTCGATCGCATCGAGATACCGCTCATTCTTAGCAGGGTGGCGAACAGGATATTGATTGCTGTAAAGGCCGCATGGATAAGCACCATGTAAGCCAGTTGTTTATTAAACGTTAGCAGGGAGTAGGCCCTATAGGCAGGTAAGGCAAAGGTAATGAACAGGAAAGCCGCTAGCGCGGCCATCATCGAACGCAGTCCCCCTTGTTGAGCGATCGATAGGCAGGGACCGCACAGTGCTGCCACCATCGGCAGCTGTAGAAGCGCTATCAGAATAATATCGCTGCTGGGCCCATAACCGTAGTGGTGAGGGTTCAGCAAATTCAGTGTCACTATCGCCGCAAAAAAGACCGCCACCAATGCGAAGATAAGTGTGATGCTGCTTCTGAATAGCCCCCGATTTTTATCATCTAGCGCAAGTTTCATGATGATGATCTGATGGAAATAGTACAGCCCGAGCAATTGCGTCAGCGGTGCAACGATTATGATGCCGTTGGGAAATGCCATCAGCCATGAAAATAGCGGATAGAATATCGGTGTGCGGTTGACCAGAATGTCATAGATACCGTTGCTCAGTAGGACACTGTGCCAGGGCAGCAAGTAGCACATTGCACCACCGAGCATGATGCTGATCAGCGCCCACTTGAACGAGTGACGGGATGCAGTGTTCGACGTCATTTCCTTTCCCCTCTTGTGATTCAAAATAATCCCTACGCTACGGGCGCCGTACAGGCCACCGTACTGTTGTCATGTGCAAATAGTGCCAGATACCGGTGCTCTGCGGCGAGCAATGGCCTGATTTTGCTGGAGATAAAAAGGTGCGTGCGTAAGCCGTGATGCAGGATGTCACGCGTGATGAACAGTGTTAAACATTGGCATTGTGCTTGAGGTTGTTCATGCGGGAAGACGGGGCGGGGCAAGATGAGCGGAGTGGGTAAGGATGACGCGGGGAAGTAGGCAGCGGGGCAGAGGTATTGGCTCCCGCTACCGTATGGTGCAGGCAGGTGCGCTAGTCGTCTGCCTGTGCATCCTCTTCATCATCGCGTGATGTCTGGCGCCGACTGACCAAGCGGCCAAACAGCAGACCTGCTTCGAACAGTACCCACATGGGAACGGCCAGCATGCACTGTGAGAGCACATCAGGTGGGGTAAACAGCATGCCGATCACAAAGCAGCCGATGACCACGTAGCCACGTTTCTTGCTCAGGGTATCGACGCTCACGATACCGGTCATCACCAGCAGAACTGTGGCGACAGGCACTTCGAATGCAACGCCAAACGCGATGAACAGCTTCACGACGAAAGAGAGGTAGGCGTCGATGTCCGTCATCATTTCAACGTGCGCGGGAACGGTGCCCGTGAAGAAATGGAACAGCACGGGGAAGACGACGTAATAGGCGAAGGCCATGCCTAGATAGAACAACAGCACGCTGGAGACCAGCAGCGGCAGAGCCAGCCGCTTTTCTTTGCGGTAGAGGCCGGGCGCGACGAAGCCCCAAATCTGATAAAGCAGGAAGGGCACCGTGATGACGATGGCCGTCAGTACGGTCAGGCGAAACGGGGCGAGAAACGGTGATGCCACTTCCGTGGCGATCATGCGTGTGCCCTGCGGCATCATGCGGATAAGCGGCTCGGATACGAACTCGTAAAGTCGGTTAGAGAAGGGATAGAGCGCGAGGAAAACGGCCACGATCGACAGTGCGCAGCGAATCAACCGTTTGCGCAGTTCAATCAGGTGTTCGATCAGTGGGGCGCGCAGGCCACCGTTTTCATCGTCGGGCGCAGAGGAAGGCGCTTCATGAGTCATCGGCATTCCTTGTCGTGGTAGCGGCGTTGCTGTCTGAAGATAATGTGGGACGCAGGGCGCTCGCTGCTATGCGCGGGCGCGGTGCATCCTGCACGGCAGGTGTTGGCATGGAGGCGACAGGCCGCCAAGGGGCCACCTCATCTTGCTGTGCATAGTGATCGCGAGGCGGTGCTATCACGGTGGGTACGGGCTTCGTCGGATCAACGGTGGCATCCGTCAAGGCATGCTGGGTGTCGCGCTGTACCTGAGCGAGGGCCTGTCGCGTCTCCTGCATCTGTTCATCCAGTAGGCGCTGATGCTCGCTCATTTCCTTGCGCAGTTCTTCTGCGTCCAGCTGTGAGGTCAGTTCCTGCTGCATCTGGGTCGCAAAGCGTCGTGCCTTGCCGATCCAGCGCCCGGCCGTTCGCGCGGCGCTGGGCAGCCGTTCAGGGCCCAGTACGACCAGCGCTATCGTGCCGACGACCGCCAGTTCTGACAGGCTGAAATCCAGCATGATTATTCACCTCGTTCACTATCCGATGAGCCGATGGCCGGTTCCTGCCGTGTCGTTTCGGCAGGTGCCGCAGCCTTGCGATGGCGGTTGGCTGGACGGAAGACGCGCAGCAGTCGCCACAGGGCCAGTACGATCAGCAGGACACCTATGACCATCATGACGGAAGAAAGGGATACGCCGTTCAGCATTGGGATTCTCGCAGGGACATCAAGGTGA harbors:
- the metE gene encoding 5-methyltetrahydropteroyltriglutamate--homocysteine S-methyltransferase produces the protein MTVTAHTLGYPRIGAQRELKKAQEGYWQGEVSADALEATARELRARHWNDQKQAGLEFVTVGDFAFYDHVLNITALIGAVPARFEHKAGTAVDLDTYFRMARGRAPSGKPAAACGMTKFFGTNYHYMVPELEDGQTFSLSSTRLFDEVQEALDLGHNVKVSLIGPVTYLWLARATGKASRLDYLDQLVALYGEVLAKLKAQGVEWVQLDEPLLVQEVPAEWAQAVQKAYTALKGKGPRILLATYFGAVQQSAKWVSELPVDGVHLDLVFGKGQDADYLNAWPQDKVLSLGVIDGRNIWRKDTKAAAAALEKAHKALGDRLWVAGSSSLLHTPVDLSFETDLPDYLAPWLAFARQKLDEIALVSRLVDGSASDADKAAAEDAAKAVADRAASTIVHRTHVADRLKAVKDSDYDRQHPYAERAKAQRARFNLPLLPTTTIGSFPQTQEIRAARRQFKRGELDQAGYEEQMKAQIADAVKRQEEYGIDVLVHGEAERNDMVEYFGEQLDGFAFTRNGWVQSYGSRCVKPPIIFGDVERPQPMTVRWSQYAQSLTDKPMKGMLTGPVTVLQWSFVRDDQPREVTCRQIALALRDEVVDLEKAGIGIIQIDEPAVREGLPLQRSAWDAYLEWAVGCFRLSAAGVQDETQIHTHMCYSEFNDIIESIAALDADVITIETSRSHMVLLEAFRSFEYPNEIGPGVYDIHSPNIPSVEAIVDLLDKAAQYIPVERLWVNPDCGLKTRRWEEVDPALHNMVAAARQLRARYQK
- a CDS encoding FAD-dependent oxidoreductase, producing the protein MHQERDTVDVAVIGAGTVGLSAALALLVQGLSVAVIDPRPATSLQDSEYDGRDVALSNGILDWLDTLGALSGLADGERSPIRGARVSDLEVSRSLSFGPVPGADRVGEFIPEHRLRDELFTLVARQAGFQPLLEHRLSGVHMLSDHIQLTLDDGRSLGARLLVAADGRGSKTRSLVNISHRTDDQGFDMLCCRVKHSEPHDGWTLQQFDNGGSIATLPLQGQQTSLALMLKPVDADRVMMMDEGTLRAYLDTRLQGRLGDIALTSSRYRVPLSGSYADRFHAERTILLGDAAVGMLPITAHGLNLGLMGARSLAAEVAVACLNGDDIGGDSVVATVARRAQLTARPLYLATQEIARLFTQRDAISRKLRYLAMTVSHPFQHFVGLNCEQRDARSVPWIGALKEALPLWKRSRPA
- a CDS encoding LysR family transcriptional regulator, which gives rise to MPRLEIRHLRTLVALRDSGSLVEAAERVHLTQSALSHQLKELEGRVGTLFKRKTRPIQFSPVGQRLLVLADQVLPQIRLAERDIDRLMRRHEARLHMAIECHSCYQWLMPTLDHYRQQWPDVEVDLMGSNVFEPLTSLLREQLDLVITSDPQPLDGIEYIPLFRYESLLAVAQDHPLAKRAWVAPEDLREQVLITYPVEHSRLDVFSKFMTPAGVYPDEVRTAELTMMMVQLVASGRGVCALPNWALTEYLNRQYVKALKLGEQGVWSTLYAAIRQEQREQPWMKAFLQIARQTSSEELDGIQLP
- the tatB gene encoding Sec-independent protein translocase protein TatB; its protein translation is MLDFSLSELAVVGTIALVVLGPERLPSAARTAGRWIGKARRFATQMQQELTSQLDAEELRKEMSEHQRLLDEQMQETRQALAQVQRDTQHALTDATVDPTKPVPTVIAPPRDHYAQQDEVAPWRPVASMPTPAVQDAPRPRIAASALRPTLSSDSNAATTTRNADDS
- a CDS encoding VOC family protein; this translates as MRYLHTMVRIQDVDASLHFYCDLLGLREMRRVDNDKGRFTLIFLAAPQDEIRSSSEHAPELELTWNWDPETYSGGRNFGHLAYETDDIYALCQCLMDDGVVINRPPRDGHMAFIKSPDGISIELLQKGEALAPAEPWSSMENQGSW
- a CDS encoding ATP-binding protein — encoded protein: MSYLKRPVLAGYRRFILLVVLILTLAASAFWYWESWRAQHYREQTASMPMALLSYMLEGKQPSEQAHWVAVWGQRLGVDLSLIDEATLHFNYFQQRRLDSLQTVVEASDNGWRLFHLLPDGRQVLVLDTISFTERQPIILMQLLREWIEQQPPKARDARFDRLRLTSDWPMQMGSESLSTMTPEQREQLSAHQIVTSISAKGPSLSMYALLNDGHWIAVGPITFYTATPIMPVVMLLVALGIMLVAMGCWLISIRQRRFARLQRAAERIARGDFTYRVPVDFHDPFHPLSHAINAMAEQVQASLSAQQDLIQAVSHEFRTPVARIRFALQMVADISESEAIQRQLSDIDNDIEAIDHLMDEILTYSRLESSAGQLPLAKEWIEAHELISDLIEQLAVRYPHIEVRMKGQAVLWVLADRRYLKRALLNVLCNACQYAEEQVDVRLAYIHSVVCIQIDDDGPGIPASSRNKVFKPFVRLDGSRTRSSAPNPFSSGHGLGLAIVSKIVAWHAGRLIISSAPSLNGARFSMLIPTPPQDAKGQEQQALLPRVSR
- the tatC gene encoding twin-arginine translocase subunit TatC yields the protein MTHEAPSSAPDDENGGLRAPLIEHLIELRKRLIRCALSIVAVFLALYPFSNRLYEFVSEPLIRMMPQGTRMIATEVASPFLAPFRLTVLTAIVITVPFLLYQIWGFVAPGLYRKEKRLALPLLVSSVLLFYLGMAFAYYVVFPVLFHFFTGTVPAHVEMMTDIDAYLSFVVKLFIAFGVAFEVPVATVLLVMTGIVSVDTLSKKRGYVVIGCFVIGMLFTPPDVLSQCMLAVPMWVLFEAGLLFGRLVSRRQTSRDDEEDAQADD